One window from the genome of Thermaerobacter marianensis DSM 12885 encodes:
- the nusG gene encoding transcription termination/antitermination protein NusG: MHTYSGYENKVKANIEKRVRTMGMQDKIFEVLVPTEEAIEVKDGKRRTVQRKVFPGYVLVEMIMTDDSWYVVRNTPGVTGFVGAGNKPTPLLPSEVEQIRRQMGMDEPRPLIRFEVGESVKVADGPFEGFIGQVESIDHQKGKLRVLVSMFGRETPVELDFTQVEKI; this comes from the coding sequence ATCCACACCTACTCCGGCTACGAGAACAAGGTCAAGGCCAACATCGAGAAGCGCGTGCGGACCATGGGCATGCAGGATAAGATCTTCGAGGTCCTGGTGCCCACGGAAGAGGCCATCGAGGTCAAGGACGGCAAGCGGCGTACGGTGCAGCGCAAGGTCTTCCCGGGCTACGTGCTGGTAGAGATGATCATGACCGACGACTCCTGGTACGTGGTCCGCAATACGCCGGGCGTCACCGGATTCGTCGGGGCGGGGAACAAGCCGACACCCCTCTTGCCGTCGGAGGTCGAGCAGATCCGCCGCCAGATGGGCATGGACGAGCCCCGGCCCCTGATCCGCTTTGAGGTGGGCGAGTCGGTCAAGGTGGCGGACGGGCCCTTCGAGGGGTTCATCGGGCAGGTGGAGAGCATCGACCACCAAAAGGGCAAGCTCCGTGTCCTGGTGTCCATGTTCGGCCGGGAAACACCGGTGGAACTGGACTTCACGCAGGTCGAAAAGATTTAA